From the Candida dubliniensis CD36 chromosome 2, complete sequence genome, the window AAGTGGGTGGTGGTAAAGAGTTGTTCAATTGtagataaatcattaacaaGGTAGTCATTTATTAGTATCTGAACAAACCAATTGATTgtatgttgttgttgttgttgttgttgttgttgttgttgttgtgggtTGAGTTGGAAGTTTAAAGTGTAGAAATATAAGtgtggttgttgtattAGTACAAGATCTATACGAGGTTGTCACGCGCGCCACGTGAATGCTCGATCGTACCGAAACTTACTGCCAGCCACCGCCCAACCCATCCATTCACTCACTCACTTACTTTACTCATCACACATCTCATGTCGTAAACGACAAACTTTCTCATACtacttcaacaacaaaacaacaaacaacccaaattttttaaaaaaacaaaaaaaaatttcagcAACCAACCTTCCCATATAGATTTTCTTTAACAAACAACCATTGACTGCCCTCCCCCCCCTCAACCCTTGATTTTTATCaaagaaatcattgaattattatcaattagaAAGATAGATTATTGTTcttcattctttttcttattcaccttttaatcaaattctttttttttttttttgttcaaaattattcaataatcaaatccaccaatacatatatatatatatatataatggGTAGTAAACttttacaattattattacatcCTAATGAACTTAAAGCAGTTATACAACTCTTTGGATTTAGACAACCATTACATCCAAGAACAAAAGATgttaatgataaagaattgattagATGttatgaattattaaatctaACTTCAAGATCATTTGCTGCTgttattgaagaattacaTCCTGAATTACGTGATGCagtaatgattttttatcTTGTATTAAGAGCATTAGATACTCTTGAAGATGATATGACGGTTAAACCATCAATTAAAATCCCATTGTTGCGTGAATTTGATACAAAATTAAATACTAAAGATTGGACATTTGATGGTAATGGACCTAATGAAAAAGATcgaattgttttaattgaatttaataatattttgaatgtTTTCCATAGATTAAAACCTCAATATCAAGATATTATCAAAGATATTACTTATAAAATGGGTAATGGTATGGCAGAATATATTTtagatgaagaatttaatGTTAATGGTGTTGCTacaattgatgattataatttatattgtcATTATGTTGCTGGATTAGTAGGTGAAGGATTAACTAATCTTTTTGTATTAGCTAGTTTTGGTGATAAAACATTAAcagaaaataattttgcTAAAGCAGAATCAATGGGATtatttttacaaaaaaCTAATATTATTAGAGATTATCATGAAGATTTACAAGATGGTAGAAGTTTTTGGCCTCGAGAAATTTGGTCAAAATATACTGaaaatttacaagattTTCATAAAGATCCTAGTAAAAAATTTGCTGGAGTTAGTTgtattaatgaattagtTTTAAATGCATTAAGTCATGT encodes:
- the ERG9 gene encoding farnesyl-diphosphate farnesyltransferase, putative, translating into MGSKLLQLLLHPNELKAVIQLFGFRQPLHPRTKDVNDKELIRCYELLNLTSRSFAAVIEELHPELRDAVMIFYLVLRALDTLEDDMTVKPSIKIPLLREFDTKLNTKDWTFDGNGPNEKDRIVLIEFNNILNVFHRLKPQYQDIIKDITYKMGNGMAEYILDEEFNVNGVATIDDYNLYCHYVAGLVGEGLTNLFVLASFGDKTLTENNFAKAESMGLFLQKTNIIRDYHEDLQDGRSFWPREIWSKYTENLQDFHKDPSKKFAGVSCINELVLNALSHVTDCLDYLSLVKDPSSFSFCAIPQVMAVATLAEVYNNPKVLHGVVKIRKGTTCKLILESRTLPGVIKIFKQYIQVINHKSSVKDPNYLKIGIKCGEIEQYCEMIYPNKLALPPSMKSLPENKFTKIIASRESIDLSVQRRIEQENFNCNVVLFGIGGLILSLIYFFTVY